One segment of Carya illinoinensis cultivar Pawnee chromosome 1, C.illinoinensisPawnee_v1, whole genome shotgun sequence DNA contains the following:
- the LOC122307298 gene encoding zinc finger protein GAI-ASSOCIATED FACTOR 1-like, producing MQVDLDNSSTVSGEASVSSSGNQSTQPPKPSAKKKRNLPGMPDPDAEVIALSPKTLLATNRFVCEICNKGFQRDQNLQLHRRGHNLPWKLRQRSSKEVKKRVYVCPEPSCVHHNPSRALGDLTGIKKHFCRKHGEKKWKCDKCSKKYAVQSDWKAHSKICGTREYKCDCGTLFSRRDSFITHRAFCDALAEESARAQTKTPPLVNPNSEPDPNTQPVDSSPPAPAPSPPAPPQTTGLISPVLSDKSPELPEKPPRIVEAPVTTGLNGNCSSTTSSSSNGNTSCSVFASLFASSTASASLQNPQPPVFTDLIHAMARPEPPTDMARPSSTETISLCLSTNHGSSLIGTAGQEHRQYAPPPQPAMSATALLQKAAQMGAAATNASLLRGFGIISSSSSSGQQDGLHWSQRQVETESSSVPVGLGLGHCDGSSGLKELMMGTPSMFGPKQTTLDFLGLGMAAGGGSPSSGLSALITSIGGGLDVATATAAAAASYGGAEFSAKDVGRRSS from the exons ATGCAGGTCGACTTAGATAATTCCTCTACTGTTTCCGGAGAAGCCAGCGTGTCTTCATCTGGAAATCAGAGTACTCAACCTCCGAAGCCCAGTGCAAAGAAAAAGCGAAACCTTCCTGGAATGCCCG ATCCAGACGCGGAGGTGATTGCTCTGTCTCCGAAGACCCTGTTGGCCACGAACCGATTTGTGTGCGAAATTTGCAACAAAGGGTTTCAGAGGGATCAAAATCTGCAGCTCCATCGGCGAGGACACAACCTTCCATGGAAGCTCCGGCAGAGGTCGAGTAAGGAGGTGAAGAAGAGGGTGTATGTATGTCCCGAACCGTCGTGCGTGCATCACAACCCGTCGCGAGCTCTGGGCGATCTCACAGGGATTAAGAAGCATTTCTGTCGTAAACACGGTGAGAAGAAGTGGAAATGCGATAAGTGCTCGAAGAAATACGCGGTGCAGTCCGATTGGAAAGCCCATTCCAAGATTTGTGGCACTAGGGAGTACAAATGCGATTGCGGGACTCTGTTTTCGAG gaGGGATAGCTTTATCACCCATCGGGCGTTCTGCGATGCGTTGGCAGAGGAGAGCGCCAGAGCTCAGACTAAGACTCCGCCATTAGTGAATCCAAATTCGGAGCCAGACCCAAATACTCAGCCAGTTGATTCATCTCCGCCAGCGCCAGCTCCATCTCCACCAGCTCCGCCGCAGACAACTGGTCTGATATCCCCTGTTTTATCGGACAAGAGTCCTG AATTGCCGGAAAAGCCCCCGCGTATAGTAGAAGCACCGGTCACGACAGGGTTAAATGGGAACTGTAGCAGCACCACAAGCTCGAGCAGCAATGGCAATACAAGTTGTAGTGTATTCGCAAGCTTATTTGCTTCCTCAACTGCATCAGCAAGCTTGCAAAATCCTCAACCTCCTGTCTTTACAGACCTAATACATGCTATGGCACGTCCTGAACCCCCAACAGACATGGCACGGCCTTCCTCTACAGAAACCATTTCTCTTTGCCTCTCCACTAATCATGGATCATCGTTGATTGGGACTGCCGGGCAAGAGCATCGGCAATATGCACCGCCACCACAGCCAGCCATGTCTGCCACCGCACTCCTACAGAAAGCTGCTCAAATGGGGGCTGCCGCAACAAATGCATCGCTGCTTCGTGGGTTTGGTAtaatttcttcatcgtcttcatCTGGGCAGCAAGATGGTTTACATTGGAGTCAGCGGCAAGTGGAGACGGAGAGTTCCTCAGTTCCTGTGGGACTTGGACTTGGGCATTGTGATGGTAGCTCAGGATTGAAAGAATTAATGATGGGAACTCCTTCAATGTTTGGTCCTAAGCAAACTACCCTAGATTTTCTGGGATTGGGAATGGCCGCTGGTGGAGGCAGCCCCAGCAGTGGCCTGTCGGCTCTAATCACATCTATTGGCGGTGGCCTCGATGTGGCCACAGCAACTGCGGCAGCAGCAGCATCCTATGGAGGCGCAGAGTTCTCCGCCAAAGACGTTGGAAGGAGGAGCTCATGA